The Desulfolucanica intricata genome has a window encoding:
- a CDS encoding YidC/Oxa1 family membrane protein insertase — MFEALVDGMIAFINILYTFTGNIGLPNYGLAIILLTIIIKIALYPLTKKQMQSMRAMQQLQPKIKEIQNKYKGKDPQKMQQKIMEMYKENNVNPMAGCLPLIIQMPILIALYRALFKIDYIDTAHATFIWVADLSKVDPYYILPVLAGVTTYLQSKLTTSTADPTQRIMLITMPIFIAWISSTVPAGLALYWVVFNVVGAIQQYYINKQAVGLKEGVTGK; from the coding sequence ATTTTTGAGGCACTTGTTGATGGTATGATAGCCTTTATTAATATTCTATATACTTTTACCGGTAATATTGGTCTTCCAAATTACGGTTTAGCCATTATTTTGTTAACAATTATAATTAAAATTGCTTTATATCCGTTAACAAAAAAGCAAATGCAATCTATGCGTGCTATGCAGCAGCTGCAGCCAAAAATTAAAGAGATTCAAAATAAGTATAAAGGTAAAGATCCCCAAAAGATGCAGCAAAAAATCATGGAAATGTATAAAGAAAACAATGTTAACCCAATGGCCGGCTGTTTGCCGCTGATTATTCAAATGCCGATACTTATTGCTTTGTACCGGGCTTTATTTAAAATTGATTATATTGATACGGCGCACGCAACTTTTATATGGGTTGCTGATCTTAGTAAAGTAGATCCTTATTATATATTGCCGGTATTGGCAGGTGTTACGACATATTTACAATCAAAGTTAACTACTTCAACTGCTGACCCTACACAGAGAATTATGCTGATAACTATGCCCATATTTATCGCTTGGATTAGCAGCACGGTGCCTGCCGGACTTGCTTTATACTGGGTTGTTTTTAACGTAGTCGGTGCTATTCAGCAATATTATATTAATAAGCAAGCTGTTGGGCTCAAGGAGGGAGTAACCGGAAAGTGA
- the yidD gene encoding membrane protein insertion efficiency factor YidD — MGKFLIFLIKIYQKFISPLKMPTCRFYPSCSQYAVLAIQKYGVIKGGFLFFKRIMKCHPFHPGGYDPI; from the coding sequence TTGGGAAAGTTTTTAATATTTTTAATTAAGATTTATCAAAAGTTTATATCTCCATTAAAAATGCCTACATGTCGATTCTACCCCTCATGCTCACAATATGCTGTTTTAGCGATTCAAAAGTATGGGGTTATTAAAGGCGGCTTCTTGTTTTTTAAACGCATAATGAAATGCCATCCGTTTCATCCGGGCGGTTATGACCCCATTTAA
- the rnpA gene encoding ribonuclease P protein component — translation MGDFIILRKNSDYRRVYNSGKSVANKYFVLFALKNSLDISRFGFSVSKKVGKAVKRNKIRRTLKEICRLNNDLFPLGYDYVILARKDAVNQNFWQIKNHLNKLALKVFK, via the coding sequence ATGGGTGATTTTATTATTCTTAGAAAAAATTCGGACTATAGACGGGTTTACAATTCGGGAAAATCAGTAGCGAATAAATATTTTGTTTTATTTGCTCTAAAAAATTCATTAGATATAAGTCGTTTTGGTTTTTCTGTAAGTAAAAAGGTTGGTAAAGCAGTAAAACGTAATAAAATTCGTAGAACTTTAAAAGAAATTTGCCGTTTAAATAATGATTTGTTTCCTTTGGGGTATGATTATGTTATTTTAGCCAGAAAAGATGCTGTGAATCAAAATTTTTGGCAGATTAAAAATCACCTTAATAAATTAGCCCTTAAGGTTTTTAAGTAA